In Ptychodera flava strain L36383 chromosome 17, AS_Pfla_20210202, whole genome shotgun sequence, one genomic interval encodes:
- the LOC139115321 gene encoding uncharacterized protein, which translates to MGATKHCCYGNCRSDSRYSHRDEMKDVFFIRFPKAHRNLEKCQRWIYACGRKGFCIESIKKDTYICSLHFVGKNGPTDKYPDPIPATYTGEQVQRFSRKRKAPTQRDVPVLVKQQKRQSVDDICVPVDKDPVKEPVSQQSPEKSAPSVYPVLSFILIKQTKERGTQTDFKSQEIDQLVRLKSENTILKNEVALLKNTVNNENSQCMSKEVHFSFEDVEKDEKKCTFYTGLTCFSSFVYGIS; encoded by the exons ATGGGAGCTACAAAACACTGTTGCTATGGAAATTGTAGGAGTGACTCGAGGTACAGCCATCGGGACGAAATGAAAGACGTTTTCTTTATTCGCTTTCCGAAAGCGCATAGAAATTTAGAAAAATGTCAAAGATGGATATACGCCTGTGGTAGAAAAGGTTTCTGCATCGAAAGCATTAAGAAGGACACTTACATATGTAGCCTCCACTTTGTGGGCAAGAATGGACCGACTGACAAATATCCTGATCCTATACCAGCGACGTACACAGGAGAACAG GTTCAGCGATTCTCGAGAAAGAGAAAAGCTCCCACACAAAGGGATGTGCCAGTGCTGGTGAAGCAACAGAAACGACAGAGTGTTGATGATATCTGTGTACCTGTTGACAAAGACCCTGTGAAAG AACCCGTGTCTCAACAGTCTCCAGAAAAGAGTGCACCATCAGTTTATCCAGTTCTTTCATTCATCTTGATCAAGCAAACAAAGGAAAGGGGAACTCAGACAGACTTTAAGAGCCAAGAAATTGATCAGCTTGTACGATTGAAATCTGAAAACACCATTCTTAAAAATGAGGTGGCTCTTTTAAAAAATACTGTTAATAATGAAAATTCTCAGTGCATGAGCAAGGAAGTTCATTTCAGTTTTGAAGatgttgaaaaagatgaaaagaaatgcacattttacacTGGCCTTACTTGTTTCAGTTCATTTGTGTATGGAATTTCTTAG